The following coding sequences lie in one Streptomyces xiamenensis genomic window:
- the cas3 gene encoding CRISPR-associated helicase Cas3', which yields MSDVWGGVVNPGIEEMVGALWGKSAEKAGGRRNVLLSHLLDTAAVAERLWGGFLAPSTQLVLDEIAGGPGKGRRFFSWLCGVHDYGKATPAFQRMWPEGAETVQKAGLTWYDHLLLRKTWRHDRAGGHLLCRDLAAVGWTEQQIDWLWPLIAGHHGRFPTRRELTPARTARGHLAGTGSWPLVQRALLERFTTELGFENIAAAAPARMPSRAVQLHLSGLIVMADWIASDEQHFAGVDDPRLVTYEAARDRAAKAWSALGLHRGWGQHELPGPEAFHDRFGQHPRPSQTMVIEAARRMTAPGLLVVEAPMGEGKTKAALLAAEILAARFGADGVFVGMPTQATSDPMFGQVRTWLGRIGEELPPRVALLHGKRMFNPEWRAMVAGSENDDDASRFGGVDEYGDCWDDDPYGVTSDGRDGATPAAGPGARGPAEWFLGRKRGLLCPFVVGTIDQLLLAATRTKHVMLRMSGLMGKVVILDEVHAADIHMSQFLMEGLRWLGQAGVPVVLLSATLPPRQRQDLVSSYLAGALSREEYTADGLPEPGGYPSVTAAWPAGRAGHPAEVDGSPEPRYLVEHCPGWRTDLSVVLDILPEAVPPPHAQRKERDEAEEAAARAVADLLERELATGGCALVIRNSVARAQKLHTLLRKRYGAEVHLLHGRLAAGDRADRTARCLRLLGSARETGGERPKRLILVATQLAEQSFDVDADLLVTDLAPVDLLLQRIGRLHRHDGVRRPDRLAEPRVVVTGVTALDSGAPRFPGVSEAVYGRFLLLRAAAQVRQALNGPQAGDGAAGWRVPGQVPELVATGYETSDAALPPRWREAAETARMKWEATERQRAETASASLLTRRGDREARTLAGLHVAGRAENGDDATAEWLVRDGAPTVEVILVVREGSVPHTLNGRALSVNGDVGEELLDDLLAGTVRLPQSLTEAALRELRPLPGWHGHARLRYCPALELDHRRTAVLGEYEVTYDHALGLLQRQLTAT from the coding sequence GTGAGTGATGTGTGGGGCGGGGTGGTGAACCCCGGCATCGAGGAGATGGTGGGCGCCCTGTGGGGGAAGTCGGCCGAGAAGGCCGGGGGCAGGAGAAACGTGCTGCTCTCGCACCTCCTCGATACCGCTGCCGTGGCCGAGCGTCTGTGGGGAGGGTTTTTGGCACCGTCCACCCAACTGGTGCTGGACGAGATCGCGGGCGGGCCGGGGAAGGGGCGGAGGTTCTTCTCCTGGCTCTGCGGTGTGCACGACTATGGCAAGGCCACGCCCGCCTTCCAGCGCATGTGGCCCGAGGGTGCCGAGACCGTACAGAAAGCCGGGCTGACCTGGTACGACCACCTCCTGTTACGCAAGACGTGGCGTCACGACCGCGCCGGCGGGCACCTGTTGTGCCGCGATCTGGCCGCGGTGGGCTGGACGGAGCAGCAGATCGACTGGCTCTGGCCGCTCATCGCCGGACACCACGGCAGGTTTCCCACCCGAAGGGAACTCACCCCCGCCCGTACCGCGAGGGGCCACCTGGCCGGCACCGGCTCCTGGCCGCTCGTGCAACGTGCTCTCCTGGAACGCTTCACCACGGAGTTGGGCTTCGAGAACATCGCGGCCGCCGCTCCCGCCCGCATGCCCAGCCGTGCCGTTCAGCTGCACCTGAGCGGCCTGATCGTGATGGCGGACTGGATCGCCAGCGACGAGCAGCACTTCGCCGGGGTAGACGACCCGCGCCTGGTGACGTACGAGGCCGCCCGCGACCGGGCCGCGAAAGCGTGGTCCGCCCTGGGGCTGCACCGGGGCTGGGGACAGCATGAACTCCCCGGACCCGAGGCCTTCCACGACCGGTTCGGCCAGCACCCCCGCCCCTCCCAGACGATGGTGATCGAGGCGGCACGGCGCATGACCGCGCCGGGTCTCCTGGTGGTCGAGGCCCCGATGGGTGAGGGGAAGACCAAGGCCGCGCTGTTGGCGGCGGAGATCCTCGCGGCCCGGTTCGGGGCCGACGGGGTCTTCGTCGGCATGCCCACTCAGGCGACCAGCGACCCGATGTTCGGTCAGGTCCGCACGTGGCTGGGCCGGATCGGCGAGGAACTGCCGCCCCGGGTGGCGCTGTTGCACGGCAAGCGGATGTTCAATCCCGAATGGCGCGCGATGGTGGCGGGTTCTGAGAACGACGACGACGCCTCCCGGTTCGGCGGAGTGGACGAGTACGGGGACTGCTGGGACGACGATCCGTACGGAGTCACCTCCGACGGCCGGGACGGTGCGACCCCGGCGGCGGGGCCGGGAGCGCGGGGCCCCGCCGAGTGGTTCCTCGGGCGCAAACGTGGACTGCTCTGTCCGTTCGTCGTCGGAACCATCGATCAACTGCTGCTCGCCGCAACCAGGACGAAGCACGTGATGCTGCGCATGTCCGGCCTGATGGGCAAGGTCGTGATCCTCGATGAGGTCCACGCGGCCGACATCCACATGTCCCAGTTCCTCATGGAGGGGCTGCGCTGGCTGGGGCAGGCGGGGGTTCCGGTGGTGCTGCTCTCCGCGACTCTGCCGCCCCGGCAGCGGCAGGACCTCGTCAGCTCCTACCTCGCCGGAGCCCTGTCCCGCGAGGAGTACACGGCGGACGGCCTGCCCGAGCCCGGTGGATACCCCTCGGTGACCGCCGCATGGCCGGCGGGCCGGGCGGGGCACCCAGCGGAGGTGGACGGCAGCCCCGAACCCCGTTACCTGGTCGAACACTGCCCCGGGTGGCGCACCGACCTCTCCGTGGTCCTCGACATTCTCCCCGAGGCCGTGCCCCCACCCCATGCGCAGCGAAAGGAACGGGACGAGGCCGAAGAAGCGGCGGCCCGAGCCGTCGCCGATCTGCTGGAGCGGGAACTCGCCACCGGCGGTTGCGCCCTGGTCATCCGCAACAGCGTGGCCAGGGCCCAGAAGCTCCACACGCTGCTGCGCAAGCGGTACGGCGCTGAGGTGCACCTGTTGCACGGACGGCTCGCCGCCGGTGACCGGGCGGACCGGACGGCGCGGTGTCTGCGCCTGCTGGGTTCCGCGCGCGAGACGGGTGGGGAGCGGCCCAAACGGTTGATCCTGGTGGCCACGCAACTCGCGGAGCAGTCCTTCGACGTGGACGCCGATCTGCTGGTGACCGATCTGGCTCCCGTTGACCTGCTCCTTCAGCGGATCGGGCGCCTGCACCGGCATGACGGTGTGCGCCGCCCGGACCGGCTGGCCGAACCTCGGGTGGTGGTCACCGGCGTGACCGCTCTGGACTCGGGCGCTCCCCGGTTTCCGGGCGTCTCGGAAGCCGTGTACGGACGTTTCCTTCTGCTGCGGGCGGCAGCCCAGGTGCGCCAGGCGCTCAACGGTCCGCAGGCAGGGGACGGTGCGGCGGGCTGGCGCGTACCGGGGCAGGTACCGGAGCTGGTCGCCACCGGATACGAGACGTCGGACGCCGCTCTGCCACCCCGGTGGCGGGAGGCAGCCGAAACCGCCCGCATGAAGTGGGAGGCGACCGAGCGGCAACGCGCGGAGACGGCGAGCGCGTCCCTGCTGACCAGACGCGGCGACCGCGAGGCGCGCACCCTGGCGGGCCTGCATGTCGCGGGCCGTGCGGAGAACGGCGACGACGCCACGGCGGAGTGGCTGGTGCGGGACGGTGCGCCGACGGTCGAGGTGATCCTGGTGGTGCGCGAAGGCTCCGTACCGCACACCCTGAACGGCCGGGCCCTGTCCGTGAACGGTGATGTCGGGGAGGAGTTGCTGGACGATCTCCTCGCCGGCACCGTCCGCCTGCCCCAGTCCCTCACCGAGGCCGCGCTGCGGGAACTGCGTCCGCTTCCGGGCTGGCACGGCCATGCCCGCCTGCGGTACTGCCCGGCCCTGGAGCTGGATCACCGCCGCACGGCCGTCCTGGGGGAGTACGAGGTGACCTACGACCACGCGTTGGGGTTGCTGCAGCGACAGCTCACCGCCACCTGA
- the casA gene encoding type I-E CRISPR-associated protein Cse1/CasA codes for MAPDREEGSNVTSFNLLDAPWLSVQVVDPGAPHATGPGGTVEVGLRELLLHAERYRDLAVDIPTQKPAIFRQVLLPILVDALGYPADIGDGLALLRAGSLTPAHRDLLTAYLEEHRPRFDLFDPDDPFGQVAGLRTAKGETKGSALLVATAATGNNVPLFASRTEGDPLELTPAQAARWLLHTHCWDTAAIKTGAVGDPRVKAGKTTGNPTGPLGQLGVVMPLGRTLFETLVLNIPFGRAPLSDDRPQWRRRRTDGRVEDTLSCALPAWQERASRGPLDLWTWQSRRVRLIPEDTPAGTRVTRVVVSAGDRLVATPDHEPHTAWRLPPAPKRPRTGAAAKRPVPAALPRRHQTGKAGWRGLEAFLAVEREQRDARGERSGFRTSVLLDQLGGVRDRLPADYPLRVELTGIAYGNQSAVVEDLYADAIPLPLVALDPDGPLRTSLLEATEQAEQLASALNHLSGDLMRAAGSEPIPWDKGQRPGETLLYALDAPARLLLLDLRAAPEDFEATERALEKWERNAAAHTWKVAEQTLATTAPGVFSGRRVTRDKTERVYRLATAEQSFRARMAVVLPRWTATRRVAATTVSPDAELPDTEGRPNL; via the coding sequence GTGGCACCAGACAGAGAAGAGGGGAGCAACGTGACGTCGTTCAACCTCCTCGACGCACCATGGCTGTCCGTCCAGGTCGTGGACCCGGGGGCACCCCACGCCACGGGTCCGGGTGGCACCGTCGAGGTCGGCCTGCGGGAACTGCTGCTGCACGCCGAGCGCTACCGCGACCTGGCGGTAGATATCCCCACCCAGAAGCCGGCCATCTTCCGGCAGGTGCTTCTGCCGATCCTCGTGGATGCTCTGGGGTACCCCGCCGACATCGGCGACGGATTGGCCCTGTTACGGGCCGGGTCCCTGACTCCCGCCCACCGCGACCTCCTCACCGCCTACCTGGAGGAACACCGGCCCCGCTTCGACCTCTTCGACCCGGACGATCCCTTCGGGCAGGTGGCCGGACTGCGCACCGCGAAGGGCGAGACCAAGGGGTCCGCCCTGCTGGTGGCCACCGCCGCCACGGGAAACAACGTGCCGCTGTTCGCCTCCCGGACCGAGGGCGACCCGCTCGAACTCACCCCCGCCCAGGCGGCGCGCTGGCTGCTGCACACCCACTGCTGGGACACCGCCGCCATCAAGACCGGCGCGGTGGGGGACCCCCGCGTCAAGGCGGGCAAGACAACCGGCAACCCCACGGGCCCCCTGGGGCAGCTGGGCGTGGTCATGCCCCTGGGCCGGACGCTGTTCGAGACGCTCGTGCTGAACATCCCCTTCGGCCGGGCACCCCTCTCCGACGATCGCCCCCAGTGGCGCCGGCGCCGGACCGACGGACGCGTCGAGGACACCCTCTCCTGTGCCCTACCGGCCTGGCAGGAACGGGCCTCCCGTGGCCCCCTCGACCTGTGGACCTGGCAGTCCCGCCGCGTACGGCTGATCCCCGAGGACACCCCGGCCGGTACCCGGGTGACCCGGGTCGTCGTCTCCGCCGGCGACCGGCTGGTCGCCACCCCCGACCACGAACCGCACACCGCCTGGAGACTGCCCCCGGCGCCGAAGCGACCGAGGACGGGAGCCGCGGCCAAGCGGCCCGTTCCCGCCGCACTGCCCCGCCGTCACCAGACCGGCAAGGCGGGCTGGCGAGGACTGGAGGCGTTCCTCGCGGTGGAGCGCGAGCAACGCGACGCGCGGGGCGAGCGGTCCGGTTTCCGTACCAGCGTCCTGCTGGATCAACTCGGCGGAGTGCGGGACCGACTGCCCGCCGACTATCCGCTGCGCGTGGAACTGACCGGGATCGCGTACGGCAACCAGTCCGCCGTGGTGGAGGACCTCTACGCCGACGCCATCCCGCTGCCGCTCGTCGCCCTCGATCCGGATGGCCCCCTGCGTACCTCACTGCTGGAGGCGACCGAACAGGCCGAACAACTCGCCTCGGCCCTCAACCACCTCTCAGGCGACCTGATGCGCGCGGCCGGCAGCGAACCCATCCCGTGGGACAAGGGCCAACGACCCGGCGAAACCCTCCTGTACGCCCTGGACGCGCCGGCCCGTCTACTGCTGCTCGATCTCCGCGCCGCCCCGGAGGACTTCGAGGCCACCGAGCGCGCGCTGGAGAAGTGGGAGCGCAACGCCGCCGCGCACACCTGGAAGGTCGCCGAACAGACGCTCGCCACCACCGCCCCCGGGGTCTTCTCCGGACGCAGGGTGACCAGGGACAAGACCGAGCGCGTCTACCGCCTGGCCACAGCCGAGCAGAGCTTCCGCGCCCGCATGGCGGTCGTGCTGCCCCGCTGGACCGCCACCCGCCGAGTCGCAGCCACCACCGTCTCCCCGGACGCCGAACTCCCCGATACCGAAGGACGACCGAACCTGTGA
- the casB gene encoding type I-E CRISPR-associated protein Cse2/CasB, protein MTTDATHIAGVPDATDTPHALTLPSPASGAADTAAPAAGDTTEQTVRYWNRYVTAGGTWRRHSAGRPTSPPGEDLATMRLGLAQSVGEIFSLWPFYTTPCDGRIPALLEAEHAALALYGLHQQSRRDPMHRPRVGLGTALANLRHSGRFGAEALDRRVDAAANATSVAALRHQLRGLVTQLRTGGQPLDYDMLLGDLHDWRLPDRRRRVRRRWGLEYYAGRPEPRG, encoded by the coding sequence GTGACCACAGACGCCACCCACATCGCGGGCGTCCCCGACGCCACAGACACCCCCCACGCCCTCACCCTGCCGTCCCCAGCATCGGGAGCGGCCGACACCGCCGCACCAGCGGCCGGGGACACCACCGAGCAGACCGTCCGCTACTGGAACCGGTACGTCACCGCCGGTGGTACCTGGCGACGCCACTCCGCCGGCCGGCCGACGAGCCCTCCGGGGGAGGACCTGGCCACCATGCGGCTCGGTCTCGCCCAGTCCGTCGGCGAGATCTTCTCCCTGTGGCCCTTCTACACGACGCCCTGCGACGGACGCATCCCCGCGCTGCTGGAAGCCGAGCACGCCGCCCTCGCCCTCTACGGCCTGCACCAGCAGAGCCGCCGCGACCCCATGCACCGGCCCCGCGTCGGCCTCGGCACCGCCCTGGCCAACCTCCGGCACTCCGGACGATTCGGGGCCGAGGCACTCGACCGGCGGGTCGACGCCGCCGCCAACGCCACCTCCGTGGCCGCCCTGCGCCATCAACTGCGCGGGCTCGTCACCCAACTGCGTACCGGCGGGCAGCCCCTGGACTACGACATGCTCCTCGGCGATCTCCACGACTGGCGCCTGCCCGACCGGCGCCGCCGCGTGCGCCGCAGGTGGGGACTCGAGTACTACGCCGGCCGGCCCGAGCCGCGCGGCTGA
- the cas7e gene encoding type I-E CRISPR-associated protein Cas7/Cse4/CasC: MTSRQYIDVHIIQTVPPANLNRDDQGNPKEAHFGGTRRSRVSSQAWKRATRLHFTERISPQDLGTRTKRIAGKLAERIGDIAQVDTATASRLTGALLTPLGITAGRKEGDTAYLFFYGRRQLDAVAALVGDRAAELAALDDEKLAAEIKQLPVRDTFRTGHPIDVALFGRMVADIPALNVDAAVQVAHALSTHTTELEFDYYTAVDDENEKEETGAGMIGTIGFNSATLYRYATIGMHQLVDNLSDEKSAADAVVQFLTSFARSMPTGYQNSFAHHTLPRLVAVTVRTDQPVNLVSAFEEPVTPATETRAGIAPASIQRLAREQLTAVRAWGNAPAFTAHCHTLAPEHGETVGVLEEAFGAPRSFDVLLTDVRTHLTGGEA, encoded by the coding sequence ATGACCTCGCGCCAGTACATCGACGTGCACATCATCCAGACCGTCCCGCCGGCGAACCTCAACCGCGACGACCAGGGCAACCCCAAGGAAGCCCACTTCGGCGGCACCCGCCGTTCCCGGGTGTCCTCCCAGGCATGGAAGCGCGCCACCCGCCTGCACTTCACCGAACGCATCTCCCCGCAGGACCTCGGCACCCGCACCAAGCGCATCGCCGGCAAGCTCGCCGAACGCATCGGCGACATCGCCCAGGTGGACACCGCCACCGCGTCCCGCCTCACCGGCGCCCTCCTCACCCCCCTGGGGATCACGGCGGGACGGAAGGAGGGGGACACCGCCTACCTCTTCTTCTACGGCCGGCGACAGCTCGACGCCGTGGCCGCCCTCGTCGGGGACCGGGCCGCCGAACTCGCCGCCCTCGACGACGAGAAGCTGGCCGCCGAGATCAAGCAGTTGCCGGTACGGGACACCTTCCGCACCGGACATCCCATCGACGTCGCGCTCTTCGGCCGGATGGTCGCCGACATCCCCGCCCTCAACGTCGACGCCGCCGTGCAGGTCGCGCACGCGCTGTCCACCCACACCACGGAGCTGGAGTTCGACTACTACACGGCCGTCGACGACGAGAACGAGAAGGAGGAGACCGGGGCCGGCATGATCGGCACCATCGGCTTCAACTCCGCCACGCTCTACCGCTACGCCACCATCGGCATGCACCAGCTCGTGGACAACCTCTCCGACGAGAAGAGCGCCGCCGACGCGGTCGTCCAGTTCCTGACCTCCTTCGCCCGCTCCATGCCCACCGGCTACCAGAACTCCTTCGCCCACCACACCCTTCCCCGCCTGGTCGCCGTCACGGTCCGCACCGATCAGCCGGTCAACCTCGTCTCCGCCTTCGAGGAGCCGGTCACCCCCGCCACCGAGACCCGCGCCGGCATCGCCCCGGCCTCCATCCAGCGCCTGGCGCGCGAACAGCTCACCGCCGTCCGCGCCTGGGGCAACGCACCCGCCTTCACCGCCCACTGCCACACCCTCGCCCCCGAGCACGGCGAGACCGTCGGTGTCCTGGAGGAAGCGTTCGGCGCGCCCCGGTCCTTCGACGTGCTGCTGACCGACGTGCGCACCCACCTCACCGGTGGTGAGGCCTGA
- the cas5e gene encoding type I-E CRISPR-associated protein Cas5/CasD, which produces MATTPPRAEAVLLLRLAGPLQAWGDRSTFNRRETRPTPTKSGVIGLLAAAAGRARQDPVDDLSHLGLGIRVDQPGSLLRDYHTVSDYRGTPLPQAGVSAKGIQKPTSPAKHTHVTTRYYLQDAVFLAAVAGPGELLDGLQHAVRNPAFPLALGRRSCPPTQPLCLGIRDTDTETALRETPWQVSRQARERYAARWRREHGAARSAVPATVPCPVTLDDPEGPDVLNDVPLSFDPLRRSFADRRVRHDWFSVPTGFPGRPGSGTPDSPEDATGHDPFALLGW; this is translated from the coding sequence ATGGCCACCACTCCTCCCCGGGCCGAGGCGGTGCTCCTCCTGCGCCTCGCCGGCCCCCTCCAGGCGTGGGGTGACCGGAGCACCTTCAACCGGCGCGAGACCCGCCCCACACCCACCAAGTCAGGAGTCATCGGCCTGCTCGCCGCCGCGGCCGGCCGGGCCCGCCAGGACCCCGTCGATGACCTGTCCCACCTGGGGCTCGGCATCCGTGTGGACCAGCCGGGCAGCCTGCTGCGCGACTACCACACGGTGAGCGACTACCGGGGAACACCGCTGCCGCAGGCGGGCGTCTCGGCCAAGGGCATCCAGAAACCCACCTCGCCCGCCAAGCACACCCATGTGACCACCCGGTACTACCTGCAGGACGCGGTGTTCCTCGCCGCCGTAGCGGGCCCCGGGGAACTCCTCGACGGCCTGCAGCACGCGGTCCGCAACCCGGCGTTCCCGCTGGCCCTGGGACGCCGGTCGTGCCCGCCCACCCAGCCGCTCTGCCTGGGCATCCGGGACACCGACACGGAAACGGCACTGCGCGAGACACCATGGCAGGTCTCCCGGCAGGCCCGGGAACGGTACGCCGCCCGGTGGCGCCGCGAGCACGGGGCGGCACGCTCCGCCGTGCCGGCGACCGTTCCCTGCCCGGTCACCCTCGACGACCCCGAGGGCCCCGACGTACTCAACGACGTTCCGCTCTCGTTCGACCCGCTGCGCCGCTCCTTCGCCGACCGCAGGGTGCGTCACGACTGGTTCTCCGTCCCCACCGGCTTCCCGGGCCGGCCCGGGTCCGGCACCCCCGACAGCCCGGAAGACGCCACCGGGCACGACCCCTTCGCGCTCCTCGGCTGGTGA
- the cas6e gene encoding type I-E CRISPR-associated protein Cas6/Cse3/CasE, with the protein MTYLSRIRINPLRAMGRTLLASPRAMHGAVAGGIPGGPDSERVLWRLDADNPHRPHLFVLTRSKPDWTHIVESAGWPDADGEHAAVRDYTSLLERIALGREFAFRLTANPVQNTLKPLRATPEQQRRLDAAAASEQTTRPRGFRIGHRTANAQLRWFLERTERWGFTVPPARHVPPGSEEDIATSPETDVPRDLRITERRRHSFTKKEERSARGGPRVTLTTATFEGRLRVTNPALFTDRLLNGIGPAKAYGCGLLTLAPLPEGSR; encoded by the coding sequence ATGACCTACCTCTCTCGCATCCGCATCAACCCCCTGCGGGCCATGGGCCGTACCCTCCTGGCCAGCCCCCGCGCCATGCACGGCGCGGTGGCCGGCGGCATCCCGGGAGGCCCCGACTCCGAGCGGGTGCTGTGGCGACTCGACGCCGACAATCCCCACCGTCCTCACCTCTTCGTCCTCACCCGCTCCAAGCCGGACTGGACACACATCGTCGAGAGCGCCGGATGGCCCGACGCGGACGGCGAACACGCCGCGGTCCGCGACTACACCTCGCTCCTCGAACGCATCGCGCTCGGGCGCGAGTTCGCCTTTCGGTTGACCGCCAACCCGGTGCAGAACACGCTCAAGCCGCTCCGGGCCACCCCGGAGCAGCAGCGTCGGCTGGACGCCGCGGCGGCCTCGGAGCAGACCACGCGGCCTCGCGGATTCCGTATCGGGCACCGCACGGCGAACGCGCAGCTGCGATGGTTCCTCGAGCGGACCGAGCGGTGGGGCTTCACCGTTCCACCGGCCCGGCACGTGCCCCCTGGTTCGGAGGAGGACATCGCGACCTCGCCGGAAACCGACGTACCGCGTGACCTGCGCATCACCGAACGGCGCCGCCACTCCTTCACGAAGAAGGAAGAACGGAGCGCCCGCGGCGGACCGCGTGTCACGCTCACCACCGCGACCTTCGAGGGCCGGCTGCGCGTCACCAACCCGGCGCTCTTCACCGACCGGCTGCTCAACGGCATCGGCCCGGCCAAGGCGTACGGGTGCGGACTGCTCACCCTGGCCCCACTCCCCGAAGGGAGCCGCTGA
- the cas1e gene encoding type I-E CRISPR-associated endonuclease Cas1e, producing the protein MGDIWWKADPHDLHRVVDRVSSVYIERSHLDRDENAVVIVNKKQTVRLPAAMIAVVLLGPGTRVTHGAIRLLADSGTAVCWVGEQGVRMYAAGLGPARGAGLLHRQAWLVTRPKERLSVARAMYGMRFPGEDVSTATMQQLRGREGTRIRRLYRAHARRTGVPWDGRVYKAGDAFAAGDDLNRMLSAANAALYGICHAVIVGIGASPGLGFVHTGSAISFVLDIADLYKADYTIPLAFDLAAKGLREERDARLGLRDSIAETKLLGRIVTDIKALLAADGADIDAPAVGELWDERLGAVPSCVNWADGSGAFPRDCDTPPDAAPRTADMGDEHIAVIGPEFDEPADPPEPPR; encoded by the coding sequence ATGGGCGACATCTGGTGGAAGGCCGACCCCCACGACCTGCATCGCGTCGTGGACCGGGTCTCCAGCGTCTACATCGAACGCAGCCACCTCGACCGTGACGAGAACGCCGTCGTCATCGTCAACAAGAAACAGACGGTGCGCCTCCCGGCCGCGATGATCGCCGTCGTGCTCCTCGGCCCCGGGACCCGGGTGACCCACGGCGCGATACGGCTGCTCGCCGACTCGGGGACGGCCGTGTGCTGGGTCGGGGAACAGGGCGTACGCATGTACGCGGCCGGCCTCGGGCCGGCCAGGGGTGCCGGGCTGCTCCACCGGCAGGCCTGGCTCGTCACCCGGCCCAAGGAACGCCTGTCGGTCGCCCGCGCCATGTACGGGATGCGCTTCCCCGGCGAGGACGTCTCGACCGCCACCATGCAACAACTGCGCGGACGTGAGGGGACCCGCATCCGCAGGCTGTACCGGGCACACGCCCGCCGGACCGGTGTGCCCTGGGACGGACGCGTCTACAAGGCCGGAGACGCGTTCGCGGCCGGTGACGACCTCAACCGCATGCTCTCCGCCGCCAACGCGGCCCTCTACGGGATCTGCCACGCCGTCATCGTGGGCATCGGGGCCAGCCCCGGCCTGGGCTTCGTGCACACCGGCTCGGCGATCTCCTTCGTCCTCGACATCGCCGACCTCTACAAGGCCGACTACACCATCCCGCTCGCCTTCGACCTGGCGGCAAAGGGGCTGAGAGAGGAACGGGACGCACGGCTCGGTCTCCGGGACAGCATCGCCGAGACCAAACTCCTGGGCCGCATCGTGACGGACATCAAGGCTCTTCTCGCGGCAGACGGAGCGGACATCGACGCGCCGGCCGTCGGTGAACTGTGGGACGAACGCCTGGGCGCCGTGCCCTCCTGCGTCAACTGGGCGGACGGGAGCGGCGCGTTCCCGCGGGACTGCGACACACCGCCGGACGCGGCTCCCCGCACGGCGGACATGGGCGACGAACACATCGCCGTCATCGGCCCCGAGTTCGACGAGCCGGCCGACCCACCGGAGCCCCCACGATGA
- the cas2e gene encoding type I-E CRISPR-associated endoribonuclease Cas2e, giving the protein MTVIVLIAAPEGLRGHLTRWMVEVDAGVFVGNPSRRVRDRLWELLATRIGDGQAVLVERANNEQGWAVRTAGRDRWRPVDYDGLILSARNRR; this is encoded by the coding sequence ATGACCGTTATTGTTCTCATCGCCGCCCCGGAGGGGCTGCGGGGCCACCTCACACGCTGGATGGTGGAAGTTGACGCAGGTGTCTTTGTCGGCAACCCGAGCCGACGGGTACGCGATCGCCTGTGGGAACTCCTCGCCACCCGGATCGGCGACGGCCAAGCGGTTCTCGTGGAGCGGGCCAACAACGAGCAGGGCTGGGCTGTCCGAACCGCAGGCCGGGACCGCTGGCGCCCGGTGGACTACGACGGCCTCATCCTCTCCGCCCGCAACCGCCGCTGA